The following are encoded together in the Microthrixaceae bacterium genome:
- the arsC gene encoding arsenate reductase (glutaredoxin) (This arsenate reductase requires both glutathione and glutaredoxin to convert arsenate to arsenite, after which the efflux transporter formed by ArsA and ArsB can extrude the arsenite from the cell, providing resistance.), producing the protein MADVTVYHNPNCNSSKTALKIAADAGIEVDVVQYLKTKPDAAELQGIVDKLQNPVTELVRRDANFKDLGLAEEDVQTAQQVVPLLAAHPKLLQRPIVVVGDRAVVGRPKERIFELLGLDGDSSDES; encoded by the coding sequence ATGGCAGACGTCACCGTGTATCACAACCCCAACTGCAACTCGTCCAAGACGGCGTTGAAGATCGCCGCGGACGCAGGCATCGAGGTCGATGTGGTCCAGTACCTCAAGACCAAGCCGGATGCAGCCGAACTGCAAGGCATCGTCGACAAGCTGCAGAACCCGGTCACCGAACTGGTTCGACGCGATGCGAACTTCAAGGACCTCGGCCTCGCCGAGGAGGACGTTCAGACCGCGCAGCAGGTGGTACCGCTGCTGGCTGCTCACCCCAAGTTGTTGCAGCGCCCGATCGTCGTCGTCGGCGACCGAGCGGTCGTTGGCCGCCCGAAGGAGCGGATCTTTGAACTCCTGGGGCTCGATGGCGACTCGTCCGACGAGTCCTGA
- a CDS encoding superoxide dismutase, producing MAFELPALPYAIDALAPHISQETLEFHHGKHHNAYVTTLNNLIAGTAQENASLEEIILAADAGPLFNNAAQVWNHTFYWNSMSPNGGGAPTGDLAAKIDAAFGSLDGFKEQFTQAGMTQFGSGWAWLIVNGSGDLEITKTPNADLPLKHGQKALLTMDVWEHAYYIDFRNARPSYIETFLSHLINWDFAAQNLAS from the coding sequence ATGGCTTTTGAACTCCCGGCTCTGCCGTACGCGATCGATGCGCTCGCTCCTCACATTTCTCAGGAGACGCTCGAGTTCCATCACGGCAAGCACCACAACGCGTACGTCACGACCTTGAACAACCTCATCGCAGGGACCGCGCAGGAGAACGCGTCGCTCGAGGAAATCATCCTCGCCGCCGACGCCGGTCCGCTCTTCAACAATGCCGCTCAGGTGTGGAATCACACCTTCTACTGGAACTCCATGTCGCCGAACGGCGGCGGTGCTCCCACCGGCGACCTCGCTGCGAAAATCGACGCGGCGTTCGGTTCGCTCGACGGATTCAAAGAGCAGTTCACCCAGGCGGGCATGACCCAGTTCGGTTCGGGGTGGGCGTGGCTTATCGTGAACGGCTCGGGCGACCTCGAGATCACGAAGACCCCGAACGCCGACCTTCCGCTCAAGCACGGCCAAAAGGCCCTGTTGACGATGGACGTGTGGGAGCACGCGTATTACATCGACTTCCGCAACGCCCGCCCCAGCTACATCGAGACGTTCCTGTCGCATCTCATCAACTGGGACTTCGCGGCGCAGAATCTCGCGTCGTAA